The following proteins are encoded in a genomic region of Glycine max cultivar Williams 82 chromosome 18, Glycine_max_v4.0, whole genome shotgun sequence:
- the LOC100802021 gene encoding uncharacterized protein translates to MNMATPNPNVVFIDTNLDTHLALVVSDLDTVSDLKKSILSEHPLCFPKIGQVQIHGIKVERKGYFYHLTDSMPVRSAFRGINGSWFLSVDVSVLRECSQNEQLFSHGSPNQVATLGIANNALIVGSPSKRVSTFDHFKLPQLENRQNEEIHVASPCVSKHTGKGVKSSADNDMETPLPGSVHETEDHCFVNRELPSLNIECEVDGSGKGIKDDHNVCEETPVSSAKKKRKNKRKKEDTAQDDTAVDNALSFPSKRASGANNELPGSRIEHEVDGTIEGIKDACIVHEEGNCKSVSNVKKKLKGKRKKLGTLQHDTSKVNDASVVGSGDYTIQQDIEVIANPSEDADKEVTKETEILKEHQHTDCNNNNTKNDIDVAASANKKHRKRKRSLAVDSKEMFKVETAIQQDEVHKSNEAHKEKKESKEQFELKNEKSRDDVEYKQDQVTEDILNTGPPAKKKRNGKEKSVEVILSKAKLINHFNGDNASHHILEDQQKIKNSNADQSAKHFDDTDPPRTSVQGRRKKGKINSSNPHETPVVTSSRKGEEADCSSIQRGVQEEISEDALSSKDNSMSKATIDNMETGTDACKEGFQYTERATGYYKNHSDIETNAHIADVDEPMELTENSENVVLDQCHKNEAGQIEGAEEGRELSPQNDSKLALLEKSTSSSQDKTDANIRELNVTSKGVDANGMTEPIKSEKEKRRMRKAKSSGGGSALREGIGLVDASESETVIMKSLSAKNCDPMSGNTETEDNPLNQTEGEKIHQEKVQGTSDKEDDFGVDNAGSLEQITTKSNERMDKRQRKKSNDKQTSTSKIISSMLTKDKVLDSKKPSPSSDSGTHGKPSVAVTKKSKSTSTKSTNKSSKTNLELVEESVRLELSDSRFNTGGKDAAQQSTRSGEKDDDNLEAINGQAHAEDLSSSQQLLSKEELDVRSHPCKKVPNVHRAGQDSKLSGRSDRAMSLFGENRKAHVNASGKSMDLEKRRKHVPVSNSKPEGSIKMVQNKAGKASGNNIHGVASKIQQKKSLLSGAIFKDDSSGTSVDEVDNSDASTRTPSYNPLLSDFSDGDSSSVSNGGRSLENGARSSIKARLSGTKGMSIDHVLRSSSRYKKARTTASQLEETQSQPKFVPDSLAE, encoded by the exons ATGAATATGGCGACTCCCAACCCTAACGTCGTTTTCATAGACACCAACCTCGATACCCACTTGGCCCTCGTCGTTTCCGACCTTGACACTGTCTCCGACCTCAAAa AGAGTATTCTGTCGGAACATCCCTTATGCTTTCCGAAAATTGGGCAAGTTCAGATTCATGGTATAAAG gTTGAGCGCAAGGGGTACTTTTACCACCTTACAGATTCCATGCCCGTGAGAAGTGCCTTCAGGGGCATCAATGGGAGCTGGTTTCTCAGTGTTGATGTTTCTGTGTTGAGGGAGTGTTCTCAGAATGAGCAATTATTTTCTCACGGTTCCCCTAACCAGGTGGCCACTCTTGGCATTGCAAATAATGCTTTGATTGTGGGTTCTCCATCCAAGAGGGTGTCCACCTTTGACCATTTCAAGTTGCCTCAGTTGGAGAACagacaaaatgaagaaattcatGTTGCTAGTCCATGTGTTTCAAAACATACCGGCAAAGGAGTTAAATCGTCTGCTGACAATGACATGGAAACCCCATTACCTGGTTCTGTTCATGAGACAGAGGACCATTGCTTTGTAAATCGTGAACTGCCAAGTTTAAATATTGAGTGCGAAGTAGATGGATCTGGTAAAGGCATTAAGGATGATCATAATGTATGTGAAGAGACTCCTGTGTCAAGTGCAAAGAAAAAACGaaagaataaaaggaaaaaagaagacacAGCGCAAGATGATACTGCTGTAGACAATGCTCTTAGTTTTCCATCCAAAAGGGCATCCGGTgcaaataatgaacttccaGGTTCACGTATTGAACACGAGGTAGATGGAACCATTGAAGGCATTAAGGATGCTTGTATTGTACATGAGGAGGGAAATTGTAAATCTGTATCAAATGTGAAGAAAAAACTGAaaggtaaaaggaaaaaattaggCACGTTGCAGCATGACACTTCAAAAGTAAATGATGCTTCTGTTGTTGGATCTGGTGATTATACAATTCAGCAGGATATTGAGGTCATAGCAAACCCTTCAGAGGATGCAGATAAAGAAGTAACTAAGGAAACTGAAATTTTAAAGGAGCATCAGCACACTGATTGCAACAATAATAACACTAAGAATGACATTGATGTTGCTGCATCTGCAAATAAGAAGCATAGGAAAAGGAAGAGGTCTTTGGCTGTTGATTCTAAAGAAATGTTCAAGGTAGAGACAGCAATTCAGCAGGATGAAGTGCATAAGTCTAATGAAGCAcataaggaaaagaaagaatcaaaagagCAGTTTgaacttaaaaatgaaaaatctaggGATGATGTTGAATATAAGCAAGATCAGGTAACTGAAGACATTTTAAATACTGGACCTCCtgcaaagaaaaagaggaaTGGCAAAGAGAAAAGTGTAGAAGTAATTTTGTCCAAGGCAAAGTTGATTAATCATTTCAATGGAGACAATGCTTCTCACCACATTTTGGAGGATCAACAGAAGATTAAAAACAGCAATGCTGACCAATCAGCTAAACATTTTGATGACACAGATCCACCAAGAACTAGTGTGCAGGGTAGGAGGAAGAAAGGGAAGATAAATTCATCAAATCCTCATGAAACACCTGTAGTTACTTCTTCCAGGAAAGGTGAAGAAGCAGATTGTTCCAGCATTCAAAGAGGTGTTCAGGAGGAAATATCTGAAGATGCCCTATCATCTAAAG ATAATAGTATGAGCAAAGCTACTATTGACAACATGGAGACTGGAACAGATGCATGCAAAGAAGGCTTTCAATATACAGAAAGAGCAACAGGATATTATAAGAACCATTCTGACATTGAAACAAATGCACACATAGCTGATGTGGATGAGCCTATGGAGCTGACAGAGAATAGTGAGAATGTTGTCCTTGATCAATGTCATAAAAATGAAGCTGGTCAGATTGAGGGAGCTGAGGAAGGAAGAGAATTATCACCACAAAATGATTCTAAGTTAGCCCTGTTGGAAAAGTCCACATCATCCAGCCAGGATAAAACAGATGCAAACATCAGAGAATTAAATGTGACTTCAAAAGGTGTGGATGCCAATGGAATGACTGAACCTATAAAGtcagagaaggaaaaaagaaggatGAGAAAAGCTAAGAGTTCAGGTGGAGGGTCTGCACTTAGAGAAGGTATTGGCCTTGTGGATGCTTCTGAGAGTGAAACTGTTATTATGAAATCTCTTAGTGCAAAAAATTGTGATCCTATGTCAGGAAATACAGAGACAGAGGATAACCCTTTAAATCAAACAGAAGGGGAAAAAATTCATCAGGAGAAAGTACAAGGGACTTCTGATAAGGAAGATGATTTTGGTGTTGATAATGCTGGTTCCTTGGAACAAATTACAACTAAATCTAATGAACGCATGGACAAGAGACAGAGAAAGAAATCAAACGACAAACAGACTTCTACCTCAAAGATCATATCAAGTATGCTAACAAAAGATAAAGTTCTTGATAGTAAGAAGCCATCACCATCTTCTGACAGTGGAACGCATGGCAAACCTTCAGTTGCAGTGACAAAGAAAAGTAAATCTACAAGCACAAAGTCCACTAACAAAtcaagcaaaacaaatttggaacTGGTGGAAGAGTCTGTTAGACTTGAACTTTCTGATTCTCGATTTAATACTGGGGGTAAAGATGCTGCCCAACAATCAACACGCTCTGGAGAGAAAGATGATGATAACTTGGAAGCAATAAATGGACAAGCTCATGCTGAGGATTTAAGCTCCTCACAGCAATTATTATCAAAGGAAGAGCTTGATGTAAGGAGTCACCCTTGTAAGAAGGTTCCAAATGTACACAGGGCTGGACAAGATTCAAAATTGTCTGGTAGGTCTGACAGGGCCATGTCCTTATTTGGAGAAAACAGAAAGGCTCATGTCAATGCTTCTGGGAAAAGTATGGATTTGGAGAAACGAAGAAAACATGTTCCTGTATCAAACTCAAAGCCGGAAGGTTCCATAAAAATGGTTCAAAATAAAGCAGGAAAAGCTTCTGGGAACAACATTCATGGAGTTGCAAGTAAAATACAACAGAAGAAGAGCTTGTTATCAGGAGCAATTTTCAAGGATGATAGTAGCGGCACCTCTGTAGATGAAGTTGATAATTCTGATGCCAGTACTAGAACTCCATCATATAATCCACTGTTGTCTGATTTTTCTGATGGGGATAGCAGTTCAG TTTCAAATGGTGGTAGAAGTCTGGAAAATGGTGCAAGAAGTTCCATAAAAGCAAG GTTGTCAGGCACAAAAGGGATGTCAATCGATCATGTTCTTAGAAGCTCAAGCAGGTATAAAAAGGCCAGAACAACGGCCTCTCAATTGGAAGAGACTCAAAGCCAGCCCAAATTTGTTCCAGACAGCCTCGCCGAGTAA
- the LOC100802546 gene encoding ALBINO3-like protein 1, chloroplastic has protein sequence MAALLPCAPNVVSAPLGNRSTCHFPHRPYSHAFSGSTARHFLRGSLTVARFGFQPGFLPEPDEAEGVLRELFGRAEGLLYTIADAAVSSSDTVAASTTAKQSNDWLSGIANYMETVLKVLKDGLSALHVPYAYGFAIILLTVLVKAATFPLTKKQVESALAMRTLQPQVKAIQQQYAGDQERIQLETARLYKLANINPLAGCLPTLATIPVWIGLYRALSNVADEGLLTEGFFWIPSLAGPTTVAARQNGSGISWIFPFVDGHPPLGWSDTLAYLVLPVLLIVSQYISVQIMQSSQPNDPNMKSSQALTKVLPLMIGYFALSVPSGLSLYWLTNNILSTAQQVWLQKLGGAKNPVRQVPDDIMKNDLTQVQKSISKLNSTKAEEARQSEKTSEGPQPGERFKLIKEQEARRRQRKEEERKALEAAARKAKIDETFEKTVEEGNQTGGDLVVEKSRFVASDTDPSISGVVNGNPLSKDLEGNQNSTSISETENNDGSAHFNNVEINEKNLDKEPREVLTTTTATNKQPPAEETKD, from the exons ATGGCAGCTCTGTTACCTTGCGCGCCGAACGTAGTCTCTGCTCCCTTGGGGAACCGGAGCACGTGCCACTTCCCGCACCGACCTTACTCCCACGCTTTCTCCGGTTCGACCGCCAGACACTTTCTTCGCGGTTCGCTTACCGTCGCCCGCTTCGGGTTCCAACCCGGTTTCTTGCCCGAGCCGGACGAAGCTGAAGGTGTTCTCAGAGAACTGTTTGGCCGAGCGGAGGGACTTCTTTACACGATTGCCGATGCCGCCGTTTCTTCTTCCGATACTGTTGCGGCTTCCACCACCGCCAAACAGAGCAACGACTGGCTTTCCGGAATTGCCAATTACATGGAGACCGTTCTCAAG GTACTCAAGGATGGGCTTTCTGCTTTGCATGTCCCGTATGCTTATGGTTTTGCAATTATACTGCTCACAGTTCTTGTTAAAGCTGCCACTTTTCCATTAACCAAAAAACAG GTAGAATCTGCCTTAGCTATGCGAACTTTGCAACCTCAAGTAAAGGCTATTCAGCAGCAATATGCTGGCGATCAG GAGAGAATTCAACTTGAAACTGCTCGGTTGTATAAACTAGCCAACATTAATCCTCTAGCAG gATGCCTCCCTACACTTGCAACAATACCAGTGTGGATTGGGCTATATCGAGCCCTTTCAAACGTGGCAGATGAG GGGCTCCTTACTGAAGGTTTCTTCTGGATACCTTCTCTTGCTGGTCCAACTACAGTTGCAGCTCGTCAGAATGGCAGTGGTATCTCTTGGATTTTTCCTTTTGTG GATGGTCACCCTCCCCTTGGATGGTCAGATACATTGGCTTACCTGGTCTTGCCTGTGTTGCTGATTGTCTCTCAGTACATCTCTGTCCAAATAATGCAGTCATCACAG CCAAATGATCCCAACATGAAAAGTTCTCAAGCCTTGACCAAGGTCCTTCCATTAATGATTGGTTACTTTGCTCTCTCAGTTCCTTCTGGTCTTAGTCTTTACTG gttaacaaataatatattgagCACTGCACAACAAGTATGGCTTCAAAAGTTAGGAGGCGCTAAAAATCCTGTAAGGCAAGTCCCAGATGATATCATGAAGAATGACCTAACACAGGTTCAGAAGTCAATATCTAAGCTAAATTCCACAAAAGCGGAAGAAGCCAGACAAAGTGAGAAAACATCAGAGGGGCCACAACCTGGTGAAAG ATTTAAGCTAATAAAGGAGCAAGAGGCAAGAAGAAGACAacgaaaagaagaagaaaggaaagccTTGGAAGCAGCGGCTAGAAAAGCTAAAATAGACGAGACATTTGAGAAAACAGTTGAAGAGGGAAATCAAACTGGAGGTGATCTAGTTGTTGAAAAATCTCGGTTTGTGGCTTCAGATACTGATCCCTCCATATCTGGAGTAGTAAATGGTAATCCATTAAGTAAAGACTTGGAGGGAAATCAGAATTCTACGTCTATATCTGAGACAGAAAATAATGATGGTTCTGCTCATTTCAACAATGTTGAGATAAACGAGAAAAATTTAGACAAG GAACCAAGAGAAGTATTAACAACTACAACCGCCACAAACAAACAACCTCCTGCAGAAGAGACAAAGGATTGA
- the LOC100779690 gene encoding ultraviolet-B receptor UVR8: protein MDATTSGTPTVQYHNIPDQPITAIIATPLPTFQRQQRHCFGDSTPGEFPLSANPSIVLHVLTACNLEPQDLAKLEATCSFFRQPANFAPDLDLSLSELAALDMCQKRAIFKPMTTEQRQDLKLRCGGSWKLALRYLMAGEACCRREKSQAIAGPGHSIAVTSKGVVYSFGSNSSGQLGHGTTDEEWRPRPIRTLQGIRIIQAAAGAGRTMLVSDSGQVYAFGKDSFGEAEYGVQGSKTVAAPQIVESLKNIFVVQAAIGNFFTAVLSREGRVYTFSWGSDGKLGHHTDQSDVEPHPLLGALENIPVVQIAAGYCYLLCLACQPSGMSVYSVGCGLGGKLGHGSRTDEKYPRLIEQFGLLNLQPMVVAAGAWHAAVVGRDGRVCTWGWGRYGCLGHGNEECESVPKVVEALSNVKAVHVATGDYTTFVVSDDGDVYSFGCGESASLGHNAAGNDEQGNRHANVLSPELVTSLKQINERVVQISLTNSIYWNAHTFALTESGKLYAFGAGDKGQLGIELVANQTERGNPERVEIDLG, encoded by the exons ATGGATGCCACAACCAGCGGAACCCCAACTGTCCAATACCATAACATCCCTGACCAGCCAATTACTGCCATTATTGCCACTCCACTTCCAACATTTCAAAGGCAGCAACGCCATTGCTTTGGGGACTCCACTCCTGGAGAGTTTCCCTTGTCTGCTAATCCCTCCATTGTCCTTCATGTCCTCACTGCATGCAATTTGGAACCTCAAGACCTTGCTAAACTAGAG GCAACATGCTCCTTCTTCAGGCAGCCGGCAAACTTTGCTCCGGATTTGGACTTGTCCTTATCCGAGCTCGCCGCACTCGACATGTGCCAGAAGAGAGCCATCTTCAAGCCAATGACAACTGAACAACGCCAAGATTTGAAGCTAAGGTGTGGAGGTTCATGGAAACTGGCGCTGAGGTACTTGATGGCTGGAGAGGCATGTTGCAGGAGGGAGAAGTCTCAGGCTATAGCAGGTCCTGGTCACAGCATTGCTGTGACATCAAAAGGGGTTGTTTATTCATTTGGTTCCAACAGTTCTGGACAACTTGGACATGGCACCACTGACGAGGAATGGCGACCTCGACCAATAAG AACTTTGCAAGGCATTCGAATTATACAAGCTGCTGCTGGGGCTGGGAGGACAATGTTGGTCAGTGATTCTGGGCAGGTTTATGCATTTGGAAAGGACTCATTTGGGGAAGCTGAGTATGGAGTTCAAGGTTCTAAAACGGTTGCAGCTCCACAGATAGTGGAATctttgaaaaacatatttgttgTCCAAGCTGCAATTGGTAACTTTTTCACAGCTGTGTTGTCAAGAGAAGGCAGGGTTTATACATTTTCTTGGGGCAGTGATGGCAAACTTGGTCATCACACTGATCAAAGTGATGTGGAACCTCATCCCTTGTTAGGTGCTCTTGAAAACATACCAGTAGTGCAAATTGCTGCTGGATATTGCTATCTACTTTGTCTGGCTTGTCAACCCAGTGGAAT GTCGGTATATTCTGTTGGGTGTGGTTTGGGGGGCAAGCTTGGACACGGCTCGAGAACTGATGAAAAATACCCTCGTTTGATCGAACAGTTTGGGCTGCTGAACCTCCAACCCATGGTTGTTGCAGCTGGTGCTTGGCATGCTGCTGTGGTGGGGCGGGATGGCCGTGTTTGTACGTGGGGATGGGGCCGATATGGTTGCTTGGGGCATGGGAATGAAGAATGTGAATCAGTACCTAAGGTGGTGGAAGCATTGAGCAATGTCAAAGCTGTTCATGTTGCAACAGGAGATTACACAACCTTTGTCGTGTCTGATGATGGTGATGTGTATTCATTTGGCTGTGGAGAATCTGCTAGTCTTGGGCATAATGCTGCTGGAAATGATGAGCAG GGCAACAGACATGCAAATGTGTTAAGTCCAGAGCTTGTCACTTCACTGAAGCAGATCAATGAACGGGTGGTACAGATTAGTCTAACCAATTCCATATACTGGAATGCTCATACCTTTGCCCTCACTGAATCAGGGAAGCTGTATGCATTTGGTGCCGGAGACAAAGGACAGCTAGGAATTGAACTTGTTGCTAACCAGACTGAAAGGGGAAATCCAGAAAGGGTTGAAATTGATCTTGGTTAA
- the LOC100782388 gene encoding probable pectate lyase 5: protein MEIPIPIPLSSMLLFLLLVPCCICSSPLQDPELVVEDVQKSINASRRNLAFLSCGTGNPIDDCWRCDPNWEKNRKRLADCSIGFGKHAVGGRDGKLYVVTDPGDHPVNPKPGTLRYGVIQEEPLWIIFKRDMVIKLKQELMMNSFKTIDGRGVSVHIAGGPCITIQYVTNIIIHGINIHDCKQGGNAYVRDSPTHYGWRTLSDGDGVSIFGGSHVWVDHCSLSNCRDGLIDAIHGSTAITISNNYMTHHNKVMLLGHSDTFTRDKNMQVTIAFNHFGEGLVQRMPRCRHGYFHVVNNDYTHWRMYAIGGSAAPTINSQGNRFLAPNDNTFKEVTKRENSPQSKWKNWNWRSNGDLMLNGAFFTASGAGASSSYARASSLAAKSSSLVSSITASAGSLRCRKGSRC, encoded by the exons ATGGAAATTCCAATTCCAATTCCACTCTCATCTATGTTACTCTTTCTACTTCTTGTACCTTGCTGCATTTGCTCTTCCCCACTTCAAGATCCTGAACTAGTGGTCGAAGATGTACAAAA GAGCATTAATGCCTCAAGGAGGAACTTAGCATTTCTTTCTTGTGGGACGGGGAACCCCATTGATGATTGTTGGAGATGTGACCCCAATTGGGAAAAGAACCGGAAGCGTCTGGCAGATTGTTCCATTGGGTTTGGTAAACATGCTGTTGGAGGAAGGGATGGAAAACTATATGTGGTGACTGACCCTGGTGATCACCCTGTGAACCCCAAGCCAGGAACACTTAGATATGGTGTGATCCAAGAGGAGCCATTGTGGATCATATTCAAACGTGACATGGTGATCAAGCTCAAGCAAGAGCTAATGATGAATTCTTTCAAGACTATTGATGGTAGAGGAGTAAGTGTGCACATTGCTGGTGGCCCTTGCATTACTATACAATATGTGACCAACATTATCATTCATGGGATTAACATCCATGACTGCAAGCAAGGAGGGAATGCCTATGTGAGGGACTCTCCTACACACTATGGGTGGAGGACTCTCTCGGATGGTGATGGAGTGTCAATCTTTGGTGGGAGTCATGTTTGGGTGGACCACTGCTCTCTCTCCAATTGCCGTGATGGGCTAATTGATGCCATCCATGGATCCACGGCCATCACCATATCCAACAATTACATGACCCACCATAACAAGGTTATGCTTTTGGGTCACAGTGACACTTTCACTAGGGACAAGAACATGCAAGTCACCATTGCCTTTAACCATTTTGGAGAAGGGCTAGTGCAGAGAATGCCAAG ATGCAGGCATGGATACTTCCATGTGGTGAACAATGACTACACCCATTGGAGAATGTATGCCATAGGGGGGAGTGCTGCCCCAACTATCAATAGCCAAGGGAATAGATTTCTTGCTCCCAATGACAATACCTTCAAAGAG GTGACAAAGAGGGAGAATTCACCACAGAGCAAGTGGAAGAATTGGAATTGGAGGTCAAATGGAGATTTGATGTTAAACGGTGCGTTTTTTACGGCATCTGGAGCAGGCGCATCTTCAAGTTATGCAAGAGCATCCAGTTTGGCAGCAAAATCATCTTCACTTGTGAGTTCTATAACAGCATCAGCTGGATCACTTAGATGCAGAAAGGGTTCACGCTGCTGA